From a region of the Corallococcus coralloides DSM 2259 genome:
- a CDS encoding carboxypeptidase regulatory-like domain-containing protein, with the protein MSSLRLRPLLAPAILLAATACRETPPPPAPPATPPPAAAAPRPTGPVKWGEIEGRVLLTGTPPQAPSAPTTATVASVCGDQAEDRSLVVGGEGALAHAVVSLQDGAGLAEPETPAPQPVLDQKQCHYEPPALAAKAGGELLLRNSDPLVHNVRAQSGTNRSVFNVAMPLEGMTLRRPLPAEPGTVQVRCDVHPWMRAVVRTFNHPYFTTTAPDGRFRMRVPEGAHTLVFWHDRLPEASRTVTVRAGETVQVDQTWGVEALRQAGSGK; encoded by the coding sequence GTGTCCAGCCTTCGCCTCCGACCCCTCCTGGCCCCCGCGATCCTCCTCGCCGCCACGGCCTGCCGCGAAACGCCGCCCCCGCCGGCTCCCCCGGCCACGCCCCCTCCCGCCGCCGCCGCGCCGCGCCCCACCGGGCCGGTGAAGTGGGGCGAAATCGAGGGGCGGGTGCTGCTGACCGGGACGCCTCCCCAGGCCCCCAGCGCGCCGACCACCGCCACCGTCGCCAGCGTGTGCGGCGACCAGGCGGAGGATCGCTCGCTCGTGGTGGGAGGCGAGGGCGCCCTGGCCCATGCCGTCGTCTCGCTCCAGGACGGCGCCGGGCTCGCGGAGCCGGAGACGCCCGCGCCGCAGCCCGTGCTGGACCAGAAGCAGTGCCACTACGAGCCGCCCGCGCTCGCGGCGAAGGCCGGCGGCGAGCTCTTGCTGCGCAACTCCGACCCGCTGGTGCACAACGTGCGCGCCCAGTCCGGGACGAATCGTTCCGTGTTCAACGTCGCCATGCCCCTGGAGGGCATGACGCTGCGTCGCCCTCTGCCCGCTGAACCCGGCACGGTCCAGGTCCGCTGCGACGTACACCCCTGGATGCGCGCGGTGGTCCGCACCTTCAACCACCCGTACTTCACCACCACCGCCCCGGACGGCCGCTTCCGGATGCGCGTGCCGGAAGGGGCCCACACGCTCGTCTTCTGGCACGACCGGCTGCCCGAAGCGTCCCGGACCGTCACCGTCCGGGCGGGGGAGACCGTCCAGGTCGATCAGACCTGGGGCGTGGAAGCACTGCGTCAGGCTGGCTCTGGGAAATAG
- a CDS encoding zinc ribbon domain-containing protein, with protein sequence MREKLKALAELQKVDLEVASLRKAADVHPRQISELERELGVARNGIEAERTRVADLEKQKALLEQNITDEKDKVKKWEARLSDQRSTREYSALAREIDIAKKGILTQSEALTEKVKELGGAREAIKGKEADYATRQQGLSGRMTELRGKLGESESQVKELEGRRAEVAANVDATLLRRYEVIRKKKLPAMVGVVAGTCQGCNMNLPPQMYNMLRTTLGTDVCPSCNRIIFAVEALQEPKDTAEK encoded by the coding sequence TTGCGGGAGAAACTGAAGGCCTTGGCGGAGCTGCAGAAGGTGGACCTCGAGGTCGCCTCGCTCCGAAAGGCGGCGGATGTGCATCCCCGCCAGATTTCCGAGCTGGAGCGGGAGCTGGGGGTCGCGCGCAATGGCATCGAGGCCGAGCGGACACGCGTCGCCGACCTCGAGAAGCAGAAGGCCCTGCTCGAGCAGAACATCACGGACGAGAAGGACAAGGTGAAGAAGTGGGAAGCGCGCCTGTCCGACCAGCGCTCCACGCGTGAGTACTCGGCGCTCGCTCGCGAAATCGACATCGCGAAGAAGGGCATCCTCACCCAGTCCGAGGCGCTCACGGAGAAGGTGAAGGAGCTGGGCGGCGCTCGCGAGGCCATCAAGGGCAAGGAGGCGGACTACGCCACCAGGCAGCAGGGCCTGTCGGGCCGGATGACGGAGCTGCGCGGGAAGCTGGGCGAGTCCGAGTCCCAGGTGAAGGAGCTGGAGGGGCGCCGCGCGGAAGTCGCCGCGAACGTGGATGCCACCCTGCTTCGCCGCTACGAGGTCATCCGCAAGAAGAAGCTGCCCGCGATGGTGGGCGTGGTGGCGGGCACCTGCCAGGGCTGCAACATGAACCTGCCCCCGCAGATGTACAACATGCTGCGCACCACGCTGGGCACGGATGTGTGCCCCTCGTGCAACCGCATCATCTTCGCCGTCGAAGCGCTGCAGGAGCCGAAGGACACCGCCGAGAAGTAG
- a CDS encoding ribonuclease HI family protein — protein MPTPSLVDVLRHIAREEPLTATVRAFRGLTREHLGQLLDEAAEQLGGGPREAEAPAAEPASRAALDSTTPGIEVVTPAAGGALNRVRVYSDGAARGNPGPAGAGAVLMNAEGAVVARLGKFLGHQTNNYAEYMGLLIGLQHAKSLGAREVEVFADSELLIRQLGGKYQVKSPTLKPLFQEAQKLLATFGKVKLAHVPRAQNAEADEMSNRAIDERM, from the coding sequence ATGCCGACCCCTTCGCTCGTCGACGTCCTCCGTCACATCGCCCGTGAGGAGCCGCTGACGGCGACGGTGCGCGCCTTTCGCGGGCTCACCCGCGAACACCTGGGCCAGCTGCTGGACGAAGCCGCCGAGCAGCTGGGCGGCGGTCCGCGCGAGGCCGAGGCGCCCGCGGCAGAGCCCGCCTCGCGGGCGGCGCTCGACTCCACCACGCCAGGCATCGAGGTCGTGACGCCCGCGGCGGGTGGAGCACTGAACCGCGTGCGCGTCTATTCGGACGGAGCGGCGCGAGGCAACCCGGGCCCTGCCGGCGCGGGAGCGGTGCTGATGAACGCCGAGGGCGCGGTGGTGGCGCGCCTGGGCAAGTTCCTGGGGCACCAGACGAACAACTACGCCGAGTACATGGGCCTGCTCATCGGCCTGCAGCACGCGAAGAGCCTGGGAGCCCGCGAGGTGGAGGTGTTCGCGGACAGCGAGCTGCTCATCCGTCAGCTGGGTGGGAAATACCAGGTGAAGAGCCCCACGCTGAAGCCCCTGTTCCAGGAAGCACAGAAGCTGCTGGCCACCTTCGGCAAGGTGAAGCTCGCCCACGTCCCCCGCGCGCAGAACGCGGAGGCGGACGAGATGAGCAACCGCGCCATCGACGAGCGGATGTAG
- a CDS encoding FHA domain-containing protein produces MDPAPRAKLACDGECFARSEKQMGLLLQLEDGRRFTLGTRCLLGRHPACDVHIPDGRVSGEHASLHWAGAHWELRDLGSRNGTFVEGRRLASGERVELGQGQDFLLGKSGIGFRLLDASPPAARARHLATGQVRVATGALLVLPDDDEPQASLFPLDGGQWVLELGEERRRLKDQERVWLDGSEWVVELPLAATETLEEADAPTLAEVRLRIGVSRDEEHVEVAVHLREGERMLPPRSSQYLLATLARLRLAERALAPSEQGWVDRERLCRMLATDTNKLNVDIHRVRKQFGALGIQDAAGVVERRPGTGQVRLGMSSVEVFTL; encoded by the coding sequence ATGGATCCTGCACCGCGCGCGAAGCTAGCATGCGACGGTGAGTGTTTCGCGAGGTCAGAGAAGCAGATGGGGCTCTTGCTGCAGTTGGAAGATGGACGCCGGTTCACCTTGGGAACGCGCTGTCTGCTGGGACGTCACCCCGCGTGTGATGTTCACATACCGGACGGCCGGGTCTCCGGCGAACACGCGAGCCTGCACTGGGCGGGCGCTCACTGGGAGCTGAGGGACCTGGGCAGCCGCAACGGCACGTTCGTCGAGGGGCGGCGGCTGGCCTCGGGCGAGCGGGTGGAACTGGGGCAGGGGCAGGACTTCCTGCTGGGAAAGAGTGGCATCGGTTTCCGGCTGCTGGACGCGTCCCCTCCCGCAGCGCGGGCCCGGCACCTGGCCACGGGGCAGGTGCGGGTGGCGACCGGCGCGTTGCTGGTGCTGCCGGATGACGACGAGCCCCAGGCCAGCCTCTTCCCGCTGGACGGCGGGCAGTGGGTGTTGGAGTTGGGCGAAGAGCGGCGTCGGCTGAAGGACCAGGAGCGGGTGTGGCTGGACGGCTCGGAGTGGGTGGTGGAGCTGCCCCTCGCGGCGACGGAGACACTCGAGGAAGCGGATGCGCCCACGTTGGCGGAGGTCCGGCTGCGCATCGGCGTCAGCCGCGACGAGGAGCACGTGGAGGTGGCGGTGCACCTGCGGGAGGGGGAGCGGATGTTGCCTCCCCGCTCCTCGCAGTACCTGTTGGCGACGCTGGCACGGCTGAGGCTCGCCGAGCGCGCCCTGGCGCCGTCCGAGCAGGGCTGGGTGGACCGCGAGCGGCTCTGCCGGATGCTGGCCACGGACACCAACAAGCTGAACGTGGACATCCACCGGGTGCGCAAGCAATTCGGCGCGCTGGGCATCCAGGATGCGGCGGGCGTCGTGGAGCGGCGCCCGGGCACGGGACAGGTGAGGCTGGGGATGAGCAGCGTGGAAGTCTTTACCCTGTAG
- a CDS encoding polyprenyl synthetase family protein: MLEELRRIIPAERHHAPFLYQLMLDYPLREAKGLRPALCIATCRALGGTLEAALRPATVLELYHNAFLIHDDIEDESLLRRGSPTLHRAHGIPVAINVGDAMFALSLRPLLDNIGAVGLGPALRILQAVARMTQESVEGQALELDWIRRGAWTLSDEDYVRMVEQKTCWYSFITPMVVGAIAARQDGERIEQLASFARSLGIAFQIQDDVLNLRGEVGTYGKEIGGDLWEGKRTLMLLHMMRHVSSEDRAEAERILILPRPSSETAPEPAALDAQLDRLVEEGELTVVGRQRLREARNAAPRRAEKTPEQVRFLLSLMERHDSIGHSERVARDWLQDAQRRFDVCRGWLPPSIHRDLLEGLTSYVLLRAK, translated from the coding sequence GTGCTCGAGGAGCTCCGCCGGATCATCCCCGCAGAGCGCCACCACGCGCCGTTCCTCTACCAGCTCATGCTGGACTACCCGCTGCGAGAGGCCAAAGGGCTGCGGCCGGCACTCTGCATCGCCACGTGCCGTGCGCTGGGAGGCACGCTGGAGGCGGCGCTGCGCCCGGCGACCGTGCTCGAGCTGTATCACAATGCCTTCCTCATCCACGACGACATCGAGGACGAGTCACTGCTGCGTCGAGGCAGCCCCACGCTGCACCGGGCGCACGGCATCCCCGTTGCCATCAACGTGGGGGACGCCATGTTCGCCCTGTCGCTGCGGCCTCTGCTGGACAACATCGGCGCCGTGGGCCTGGGCCCCGCGCTGCGCATCCTCCAGGCCGTGGCGCGCATGACGCAGGAGTCGGTGGAGGGCCAGGCCCTCGAGCTCGATTGGATCCGCCGGGGCGCGTGGACGCTCAGCGACGAGGACTACGTGCGGATGGTGGAGCAGAAGACGTGCTGGTACAGCTTCATCACCCCCATGGTGGTGGGCGCCATCGCGGCCCGGCAGGACGGGGAACGCATCGAGCAGCTGGCCTCCTTCGCCCGCAGCCTCGGCATCGCCTTTCAAATCCAGGACGACGTGCTCAACCTGCGCGGCGAGGTGGGCACATATGGCAAGGAGATCGGCGGCGATCTCTGGGAGGGCAAGCGCACCCTGATGCTGCTGCACATGATGCGCCACGTGTCCTCCGAGGACCGGGCGGAAGCCGAGCGAATCCTCATCCTCCCCCGCCCCTCCTCGGAGACAGCCCCGGAGCCCGCGGCGCTCGATGCGCAGCTGGACCGGCTCGTCGAGGAAGGCGAGCTGACGGTCGTGGGGCGGCAGCGGCTGCGCGAGGCACGGAACGCGGCACCTCGCCGTGCGGAGAAGACTCCCGAGCAGGTGCGCTTTCTCCTTTCGCTCATGGAGCGCCACGACAGCATTGGCCATTCTGAGCGGGTGGCTCGGGATTGGCTGCAAGATGCCCAGCGGCGCTTCGACGTGTGCCGCGGCTGGCTCCCCCCCTCCATCCATCGGGACCTGCTGGAGGGCCTGACCTCCTACGTCCTCCTGCGAGCGAAGTGA